CAGGTATCGCCTTCTCCCGGACGATCCACGAGGGAGGCCCGTCATGACGGACGAACGCTCCGTGCCCGGTTCGCACGGGGTGGCTGGGGACACCCTGTGGAGGCATCTGGTGTGCGCTGCCGGCAGGGACACGAGACCGCTGGTCCGCCCTGCGGACCGGGCCCGCAGCCGCTTGGTGCTGGAAGACGCCTTCGCCGTGCTGGTGGCGCTCGTCCTGGCGGTGGCGGCCACCTGGGCCACATGGACCGGCGAGCACCGTCGGGTGCTCGACGAGGAGCGGCAGCAGGTGAGTGCGACCACGGTGACCGGCGCGGTGGCGGGCGCGCGGGACACCCGGTCCGGCGTGTCGGGCGGCGCGTCGGCCGAGGCGACCTGGAGCCGGCCGGGGAGCGGAGCGCACCACGGTGTCGTCGAGGTGCCGCGCGGTACGGAGGCCGGGAGCGTGATCCGGATCTGGGTCGACGAACACGGGCGGCCGACCCCGAGACCCCCTACGGACGCGGACATGGCGTTCGCCTCGGCGCTGGCGGGAATCTCGGTGTTCGCCGTGGTCGCGGGCGCCGCCGTGGCGGTGACCGGTCTTCGGGGCCGTCGGCTCGAGCGCCGGACCCTGGACGCGTGGGAGGCCGAGTGGGGGGATGTCGAACCACGCTGGTCCGGTCGCCGGGGAGGGTGAGCGAACAGGACGGAGCGGGTTGCCGGACCCGGCCTGTGCCGCAGCGCTTGGGTCGCGGGCGCGCGCGGAGGAGCGCACGAGCCTCTACACCTGCCGGAGCCCGAACTCTTGGGTCGCGGGCGCGCGCGGAGGAGCGGGTCACCGCGCTCTGAGCGCCGCCGATCGGTCGTGGGGCGCGGCCGCGCACGGAGGAGCGACGTCGGCACGGTGTACGGCGTGCACCGGCGCCTCACGTCCACCCGCCCGTGGAGTCAACTGCCCACGGTCGATGGCGAGGAGGGCTGCCAGCCGCGGCCGGGCGCCGGAATCGACTGCGTCACCGTGCCAGTGCCCAGCTTCCGCGCATGGGCCCGTCGCCGCTGGGCCCTCCTCGCCGCCCATCATTGCACAGTGCAAGGGAGAGCTCCAGGTGCGGGGCGGCCGGGAGTACGTGCTGTCCGGGCCGGCTCGGCCGGAGCAGCCGTCGCCTGACGCGGCGCCGGTATCCGCTGGGCTGTCGGAGGAGTGCAGCCGGAACCCGCCGCGCATGGTCCGGCGGCCTCGCGCGGCGGGTGGGGCGGTTTCCGGTCTACTCGGGCGGTTTCCGGTCTACTTAGGGGTGACGGACTTCTCCACGTCGGCGAAGGTCGCACTGTCGACCAGGCCGGTGTCCTCCAGGACCTCGAGGTGGTCCAGCACGGTCTGGTTGGCCTGCCGCGCGTGGCGGCGGATGAGGTCGTTCTGGGTGGCGGCCCGGACCTCGCCGATGGTGGCGAAGATCTTTCCGTGCGAGGCGCGCAGCAGGTTCGCGAACAGGCGGTCGAACTCGGCTCCCCGGGCGTTCTCCATCTGCTTGACCCAGCCCTGCTGTTCGGCCGTGGCCTCGTCGGGAATCGCAACGCCAAGGATCTTGGCGTCCTCGCGTACCAGCTGGTCGAGCTTGCTGTGGCCGTCCATGAGGTGCAGGCCGGCGCGCTTGACCGCTTCGCTGGAGGCGTTCGTCTGGGCCAGCCGGCCGGCCGGGATCTCCCACAGGCCGGCCTGCCGCACCTTGACCAGGAACGTCTTGTCCACCTCGGTCACCGGCTGGGGTTCGGTCGGTCCGGACTGGGCGTCCTCCGCCGCCTCGTTCTGCGCGTCCGCTCCGTGGGCGGCGCCGGACGACTGACCGTATCCCGCGGTGCCGGACTGCCCGTAGCCGTTCTGTGCCGCGGCCCCCGCGGGGGTCGGCGAGGCCGAGGCCTCCTCATCACCTCCCCGCGTGATGAACAGCACGGTGGCGATGACCGCGCAGACGGCCACGATCACCGCGATGGTCCTGGGGACGGTGGATTCGGCGGCGCGTCGGTTGGAACGCATGATGCCTCCCGGTCGGCATGGGTACTTGCTCGTTCATGTCGCCCGGAAGCTGTTGTACGGCGGCTGGCACGGCACGCAGACAGCAGTACGGGCCCGACCGCCGCAGCGTTCACCCGAGGGCGGGAATCCTTTCGAACGGCCGTGTCCCGGCCCTCACCAGGCTGCCCGGTCCGCCGTCGGATTCGTGGTCGTCACCGCATGGGAACCGCGGCCGCTGACGCATCCCGGACGGAGGGGCGGACGGGCGGGTGCGCCGGGTGTCCGCAGGCGTACTGACCGCGCTGGGCGGTCCGGCTCGCAACAGCACCACGGCCCGCATGAGTTGACGAGGCAACCCGCCGCCCCGCGCGGACACGCGACCCGGGATCCCGAGAACGCCGCTCCTGCCGACGGGAGGCCTCGCGTCGATCCGGCGACCGGCGATCCGACCGTGGTAGTCGAGTCGCATGGATTCCACCGAAGGCCCGGCTGACGCATCCCTGCCCCGACGCTTCGGCCGACGGATTCGTGAGTCCGTCATGGGCGGGCCGGGGGAGCGGGACGGCGGCGACCTGGAGTTGATGAACCGCTCCCTGGGATTCGCCGCGATGGGCTTCCTCACCCTGGTGCCGCTGATGATCGTACTCGCGGCGGCGGCCCCGGCTCAGGCAGCCGGTTTCGCGCACTGGCTCAGCAGGGCCCTGAGCGCATCGACGGCGGCTCAGCACGAGATCCAGCAGATGTTCGCCCCTCCGCGACACGTCCTGCGAGCGACGACGAGCTTCAGCCTGGCCGCTCTCGCGATTTTCGGCGTCACGTTCGGGGCGGCGGTTCAGACCGGCTACGAGAAGGCATGGGGGCTGGAACCGGCTCGAAGCGGCGGCTCGTACGCCGGCATGCTGGCACGGCACGTAGTGTGGCTGTGTCTGGTCGTGGGGTACGTGCTGGTGCTCACCAACACGCCACTGCGGAGGCAGAGCGTCATCACGACGCCGCAGGGGACGGCCGGCGCCGTTCTCGTCACGCTGATGCTCCTGTGGGCTTCGCAGAAGGTCCTCCTCGGCCGCCGGGTCGGGTGGAGAGCCCTCCTGCCGGGCGCCCTCGCAACCACCGTCGGCCTGCTCGGCCTCCGTCTCTTCTCCCGCCTCGTCTTCTCCCCCCTGATCGTGACGAGCGCCGTCGCATACGGCCCCGTCGGGACGATGCTGGTCGTCCAGTCCTGGTTCGTCGGCGTGGGTTTCATCCTCTACGGAGGAGCGCTCGTGGGCAGGATTCTCCACGAAGAGGCATGGCCGGGGCCGCGGCGTCGGCACGGCTGACCGGCGGCCGCTGCAGCCGTTCGCGCAGCACCGGGCCGGGCGCCCCTCGCACTCGGCCGGGCCGCACGGCACGCTCGGCGGTCCCTCGTCCGTGACCGCCCCGGTTCCGCGGCGCACCGCCCCGCGGGGAACGAAAGCCCCTCCGGACGAGCAGCGTCCGCCCGCGATCCGCGCGCCCTCGCACCGTCGACCTGCGCGCTTGGCCGCCGCATTCCGGGTAGGCGCCGTACATGGGCGAGTGGCGACCCTTGAGTCGTGTCCAGGGCTACCTGCCGATCGCCGATCACGGACTCGTCGGTGACGGCCGTACCTGCGCCCTGGTCGGCCGGGACGGCGCGGTGACTTTCATGTGCGTCCCGCGCTTCGACTCGGTGCCCCTCTTCGCATCCCTGCTCGACCACCGGAGAGGGGGAGAACTGCTGATCGCGCCCGCGCGGGTGACCGAGAGCCGCCAGCGATACGTGTCCGGCACCGGTGTGCTCATCACGGAGATGCGCGGTCCGGAGGGGGCGGTCGAGATCACCGACGCGTTCCCACTCGCGCCGGACGCGCGTCTGGAGGAGGACGCGAGGGCCGGTCGTGAGGAACTTCTGCGACATGTGCGCGTGACGCACGGCAGCGTCGAGCTCTGCTTCCGCCTCAGCCCTCGCCGGGGCGACGAGGTCGGCCCGGACGGGCGGGTATGGGTCCTCCGCGGTCCGGGCCGGCCCGCCGTGTACGTCCGGCTCTCCCGGCCCGTACCCGGTACGGACAGCACGATCACCCTCGGGCCGGGGGAAGACCTGACCGTCTCCCTGACCTGGGGCGCCGGGGCCCGCCACGGCGCCGGGAGCCTCGACCGGCCTTCCGCGTGCCTGGAAGCCACCGCACGGGTCTGGAGGCGGTGGGCCGCTCACGTGGTGCGGGACGTGCCCCGCCCTGATCTGGTGCTCCGCTCCGCGATCACCCTCAAGCTGTTGGACCATGTGGAGAACGGGGCGCTCATCGCCGCCCCCACGTCCTCCCTTCCGGAACGCGTTCACGGCACTCGGAACTGGGACTACCGGTACGCGTGGATCCGGGACACCGCCTACGCGGTCTTCGCCCTCCGGCGCATCGGACTGCCCACGGAGGCCGAAGGCTTCCTGAGCTGGGCCCTGACCGCCTCCCACGAGAGCGGGCGTCCTCTCGTCCTCTACGACCTGGACGGACACGCCCCGCCCCATGAGGTCGAGGACGCGGCACTGGAGGGCTACCGCGGATCCGCTCCGGTGCGCTGGGGAAACGCCGCGGCGCGCCAGGTGCAGCACGACGTGTACGGCGAGATCCTCGACTGCGCGTTCCAGCGGGCCGCGACGGGGGGTGTGCTCGACCCCGGTCTGTGGCGACAGCTCGAACGCCTCGCCGAGGAGGCCCGCACCGCGTGGAACCGCCCGGACCACGGCATCTGGGAGGTACGCACACACGGTCGGCCGTTCACGTACTCGGCCGCCATGTGCCAGGTGGCCCTCGACCGGGCGGCACGCCTGTCCCGCATGCTGCGACTGCCCGGTGACGCGGAGGGCTGGAACCGGGATGCCGGGCGTCTCGCGGCCCGGATCCTCGACGAGGCCTGGGACGACGAGGCAGGAGCCCTCACCGAGCACCTGGGCGGCGGCGGCCTGGATGCTTCCCTGCTCGCCCTTCCGCTCAGACGGGTCGTACCCGCCGACCACCCCCGCATGGTCGCCACCACCCGGGCGGTGGCGGACCGCCTCGACGCGGGTGGCGGTCTGCTCTACCGCTACCTGCCCACGGCCTCACCGGACGGCATCGACGAACCCGAAGGAGCCTTTCTCCTGTGCAGCTTCTGGATGGCGGACAACCTGGCCGGACAGGGGCGCATCGACGAGGCGACGGAACTCTTCGAACGGCTCTGCTCCTACGCCGGCCCCCTGGGGCTCCTGCCCGAGCAGGTCGACCCGTCCGACGGTTCGTTCCTCGGCAACTTCCCGCAAGCGATCAGCCATGTCGGCCTGCTGGCCACGGCCGTCGTACTCGCCCGTGCCCAGCGCGGGGTACGCCCCGACCTGTCCACGCGGACGTGGTCGCGCAAGTGACGGTGCCTCACCGGGGCAGGGGCCGTCTCGGGCGGTCACCCGTGCGCCGGCCTCACACGCTGCCAGGGCCGGACCGACGGCGGCGGCCCGGCAGGGACCGGGCAACCTGCGGGCTACGGAGGCGGGTCGACGACCCGGACCCGGGAAGCGGTACCCGGAACGGGACCGGTGAAGCGGTACTCGGCGACGGCCGGAGCGTCCGGG
The genomic region above belongs to Streptomyces marianii and contains:
- a CDS encoding Rv1733c family protein; the protein is MTDERSVPGSHGVAGDTLWRHLVCAAGRDTRPLVRPADRARSRLVLEDAFAVLVALVLAVAATWATWTGEHRRVLDEERQQVSATTVTGAVAGARDTRSGVSGGASAEATWSRPGSGAHHGVVEVPRGTEAGSVIRIWVDEHGRPTPRPPTDADMAFASALAGISVFAVVAGAAVAVTGLRGRRLERRTLDAWEAEWGDVEPRWSGRRGG
- a CDS encoding glycoside hydrolase family 15 protein gives rise to the protein MGEWRPLSRVQGYLPIADHGLVGDGRTCALVGRDGAVTFMCVPRFDSVPLFASLLDHRRGGELLIAPARVTESRQRYVSGTGVLITEMRGPEGAVEITDAFPLAPDARLEEDARAGREELLRHVRVTHGSVELCFRLSPRRGDEVGPDGRVWVLRGPGRPAVYVRLSRPVPGTDSTITLGPGEDLTVSLTWGAGARHGAGSLDRPSACLEATARVWRRWAAHVVRDVPRPDLVLRSAITLKLLDHVENGALIAAPTSSLPERVHGTRNWDYRYAWIRDTAYAVFALRRIGLPTEAEGFLSWALTASHESGRPLVLYDLDGHAPPHEVEDAALEGYRGSAPVRWGNAAARQVQHDVYGEILDCAFQRAATGGVLDPGLWRQLERLAEEARTAWNRPDHGIWEVRTHGRPFTYSAAMCQVALDRAARLSRMLRLPGDAEGWNRDAGRLAARILDEAWDDEAGALTEHLGGGGLDASLLALPLRRVVPADHPRMVATTRAVADRLDAGGGLLYRYLPTASPDGIDEPEGAFLLCSFWMADNLAGQGRIDEATELFERLCSYAGPLGLLPEQVDPSDGSFLGNFPQAISHVGLLATAVVLARAQRGVRPDLSTRTWSRK
- a CDS encoding YhjD/YihY/BrkB family envelope integrity protein — translated: MDSTEGPADASLPRRFGRRIRESVMGGPGERDGGDLELMNRSLGFAAMGFLTLVPLMIVLAAAAPAQAAGFAHWLSRALSASTAAQHEIQQMFAPPRHVLRATTSFSLAALAIFGVTFGAAVQTGYEKAWGLEPARSGGSYAGMLARHVVWLCLVVGYVLVLTNTPLRRQSVITTPQGTAGAVLVTLMLLWASQKVLLGRRVGWRALLPGALATTVGLLGLRLFSRLVFSPLIVTSAVAYGPVGTMLVVQSWFVGVGFILYGGALVGRILHEEAWPGPRRRHG
- a CDS encoding DUF4142 domain-containing protein, producing the protein MRSNRRAAESTVPRTIAVIVAVCAVIATVLFITRGGDEEASASPTPAGAAAQNGYGQSGTAGYGQSSGAAHGADAQNEAAEDAQSGPTEPQPVTEVDKTFLVKVRQAGLWEIPAGRLAQTNASSEAVKRAGLHLMDGHSKLDQLVREDAKILGVAIPDEATAEQQGWVKQMENARGAEFDRLFANLLRASHGKIFATIGEVRAATQNDLIRRHARQANQTVLDHLEVLEDTGLVDSATFADVEKSVTPK